The following proteins are encoded in a genomic region of Zea mays cultivar B73 chromosome 9, Zm-B73-REFERENCE-NAM-5.0, whole genome shotgun sequence:
- the LOC100283706 gene encoding glycosyltransferase 5 yields the protein MWAERVVGERRMRQIQRFARNAKLTVVCLLLTVVVLRGTVGAGRFGTPQQDLIELRQHFVSHPHRALAEHHDARSRASTTTTSSSSSSSSGRRDEPDPPPRSLRDPPYTLGPKISDWDEQRAAWHRRHPETPPFLNDIKPRVLLVTGSSPKPCENPVGDHYLLKSIKNKMDYCRVHGIEVFYNMALLDAEMAGFWAKLPLMRALLLAHPEVEFLWWMDSDAMFTDMAFELPWERYGPYNLIMHGWDEMVYDDKNWIGLNTGSFLLRNCQWSLDMLDTWAPMGPKGPVRIEAGKVLTKSLKDRPVFEADDQSAMVYILATQREKWGDKVYLENGYYLHGYWGILVDRYEEMLENYKPGLGDHRWPLVTHFVGCKPCGKFGDYPVERCLKNMDRAFNFGDNQILQMYGFTHKSLASRRVKRIRNETSNPLETKDELGLLHPAFKAVKTST from the coding sequence ATGTGGGCGGAGAGGGTGGTCGGCGAGCGCCGGATGCGGCAGATCCAGCGCTTCGCGCGGAACGCCAAGCTCACCGTCGTCTGCCTCCTCCTCACCGTAGTTGTGCTCCGCGGCACCGTCGGCGCCGGCCGCTTCGGCACGCCGCAGCAGGACCTCATCGAGCTCCGCCAGCACTTCGTCTCCCACCCGCACCGGGCGCTCGCGGAGCACCACGACGCCAGGTCCagggcctccaccaccaccacgtcgtcctcgtcctcgtcttCCTCCGGCCGCCGCGACGAGCCCGACCCACCGCCGAGGTCGCTCAGGGACCCGCCCTACACGCTGGGGCccaagatctccgactgggacgagcaGCGCGCCGCCTGGCACCGCCGCCACCCGGAGACGCCGCCTTTCCTCAACGACATCAAGCCACGGGTGCTGCTCGTCACGGGGTCCTCGCCCAAGCCCTGCGAGAACCCCGTCGGGGACCACTACCTCCTCAAGTCCATCAAGAACAAGATGGACTACTGCCGCGTCCACGGCATCGAGGTCTTCTACAACATGGCGCTGCTCGACGCCGAGATGGCCGGCTTCTGGGCCAAACTCCCGCTCATGCGGGCGCTGCTCCTCGCGCACCCGGAGGTCGAGTTCCTCTGGTGGATGGACTCTGACGCCATGTTCACCGACATGGCGTTCGAGCTCCCGTGGGAGCGCTACGGGCCATACAACCTGATCATGCACGGCTGGGACGAGATGGTCTACGACGACAAGAACTGGATTGGGCTCAACACCGGCAGCTTCTTGCTGCGCAACTGCCAGTGGTCGCTTGATATGCTGGATACCTGGGCGCCAATGGGGCCAAAGGGCCCTGTCCGCATCGAGGCCGGCAAGGTGCTGACCAAGTCCTTGAAGGATCGGCCAGTATTCGAGGCCGATGATCAGTCGGCCATGGTGTACATCCTCGCGACACAGCGCGAGAAATGGGGTGATAAGGTTTACCTTGAGAATGGGTACTACCTCCACGGCTACTGGGGGATCTTGGTCGACAGGTATGAGGAGATGCTTGAGAACTACAAGCCAGGGCTAGGTGATCACCGGTGGCCGCTCGTCACACATTTTGTCGGGTGCAAGCCATGCGGCAAATTTGGAGACTACCCTGTCGAGCGATGCCTCAAGAACATGGACCGTGCATTCAATTTTGGGGATAACCAGATCTTGCAGATGTATGGGTTCACACACAAGTCACTAGCAAGCAGGAGAGTGAAGAGGATCAGGAACGAGACCAGCAACCCGCTTGAGACGAAGGATGAGCTTGGGCTGCTTCATCCAGCATTCAAGGCTGTGAAGACTTCCACATGA